Within Coprobacter tertius, the genomic segment TAAAGTCGCTTTATCGAAATCATAAAATATATTCTCGATAAGCACCGGCTTTGTAATATCGGCTAAAATAAAATCGGCCTCGTATTCCGCATCTTTTTCTTCAGGAGAAGTACTGAATTCGTAACTGGTATTTAAAAAACCTCGACATCCGGCTTTCATTACATACTCTACTCCCGGAGTAAGCCTGAACTTATAAGTTCCATCCTTTCTGGAAATTTCTTTCTGATTCGTCCCGTCTTTTCCCACGATCCGTATAATGGCATCGGGTACGGGCTCTTCATCGAAATCAAGTGTATGCCCCTTTATCCACACTTCGATCTGAGGTAATTCGAAACTATATATGTGATCATATCCCCGGGCATCATTCCGGTTAGAAGAAAAAAAGCCCGATTCCCCATCAGCAAAAGTTATTCCGAAATCGTCTCCCGAGGAATTGACCGGAGCCTTAAGATTTTCTATCTTCCATACTCCAAGCTCACTTTTCTCCGCTTTAAAAAGATCGAGCCCCCCCATACCCGGGTGACCGTCGGAAGCAAAATAAAAAGTACCGTCGTTTCTTATGTAAGGAAATACTTCATCTCCAGGCGTATTTATTTGCGGTCCCATATTTTCGAGGGTTCCTCCTCCTTTCTCAGTAAGTGAAATTCTCCAGATGTCTTTTCCTCCCTGTCCGCCGGGCATATCTGAAACAAAATATAGAAACTCTCCATCGGGAGAAACCGCCGGATGAGCAAACACCGATATAGTATCGCCGGTAACTTCATATTTTTGTCCGGCGCCCCATTTAGCCCCTGAGCGAGCAGACGTATAAATCTCGACAGATGTATCGGAATTCGGTTCACGCCTGGCTTTGGTATAATACATCGTATTTCCATCGGGAGAAAAACTGACAACCCCCTCATCGAACTCGGTATTCAAATCTCCTTCTATTATAAGCGGCCTTCCCCATACACCGTTTTCGTCTTTTTTTGCAAAAAAGATGTCGTTGTTTTTTATTCCGGTAATATCACTTTTTTTATCTCCCGTTGCTTTTTCTGTACTCGACGTGAAATATAACTGATCATAATTACTACCGGGAAACATAGGAGCGAAATCGGCTC encodes:
- a CDS encoding OmpA family protein, encoding MRILLSLLVSVLLLTSCGNAKLSTADAQYQRGEYFAAAATYRKVYAKTSPRKERSLRGKIAFRMAECYRRINASARATGAYQNAIRYRYPDSMALFYLARSQQMQGKYKDAIKNYQLFLEKKPEDRLALNGIRGCEAASEWKKLPTRYKVKRADLFNSRRADFAPMFPGSNYDQLYFTSSTEKATGDKKSDITGIKNNDIFFAKKDENGVWGRPLIIEGDLNTEFDEGVVSFSPDGNTMYYTKARREPNSDTSVEIYTSARSGAKWGAGQKYEVTGDTISVFAHPAVSPDGEFLYFVSDMPGGQGGKDIWRISLTEKGGGTLENMGPQINTPGDEVFPYIRNDGTFYFASDGHPGMGGLDLFKAEKSELGVWKIENLKAPVNSSGDDFGITFADGESGFFSSNRNDARGYDHIYSFELPQIEVWIKGHTLDFDEEPVPDAIIRIVGKDGTNQKEISRKDGTYKFRLTPGVEYVMKAGCRGFLNTSYEFSTSPEEKDAEYEADFILADITKPVLIENIFYDFDKATLRPESAKALDELIKLLNDNPNVTIELAAHTDLKGSDEYNLKLSERRAKSVVDYLIKGGIAADRLTPKGYGESRPKTVTKKIAREHPFLKEGDILTEEFILALPPEQQEIANQINRRTEFQVLTITYDLF